The window TAATTTCCGGATCTCCGAAACTAaaaggtttagagaaaaacgagtgacacatttttgggtccgttttttgagagaattattttggtcaaaattgcATCCCGCTATTTATATATCCCGCcatattttcaacaaaaattgacattttagcaaaatgttttaaaattcatatctgccttataaaagataaaaatttgaaacaaaggcacttttttacagagaatttaataatgttatcagtgTTTTTTCTAATCATTCGTTTGgttgtaataacataaagttgtatgttttaaataggaatcatagttggctatgacattttcaaagaccttatttaaatacagtttggtatttttatacacttttgatgaaaaatatatttaaaatatttgaaaatagttggccatggaaaaattatttcagagAAAAGATAGGAATTTTGTGatcggttattaaagtaaaaaatgtgaaattatcaaaataagctgttaaagttatttttaattgaacaaataatacgatcgtcgcagattttaattacataaaaagtagaaaattgaaaacgatgtgtcatgacacttttttatggtttagtgaagtgcaatggaaatgacgttgataatgttatatatttttttaccgcaaaTGAGATTTGATTTcggtgtttggattgacatttttttgtaaaatataattttattgacacgcagtcatacaattaataagatttttcttcttccgacattttatgtttaattaaaaaatagagtgacaatgtaagcttgccgttttaaatctaaaaacaaataatttttaataattgcaaaaatttgatctaataattatgctgtttttttaattaattagggtaaatacttgttgggtaatacaattttcatagttttaattaacaatccaaaatattttcatggcctactataaagaaaaagctaaatgttttgttttttcttaaatttttaaaaatgattcctatttaaaaaactttatgttattcttatataacattattaaattctccgCAAAAAAGTGCCtttataatgtctttgtttcaaatgtgtatcttttataataaggaagatatgaattttgtttaagatttctataaaatgtcaaatttgtttataagtcgaaaacaaaagacgataacGGATGAGATTGcctattcggacatccaaaatgcaaCACTCTGTACAGTCACGaccaaaaagaatgacaccccgaAAACCACAGCCACAAATATTTTCGATATAATTAATATGTACTTTTAGATACTTCATAAACTAGCTGTATATTGTGTAAACTGGCTGGGCAGTTGTAAATTCatttgtttgttgaaatttatgacctaaaaGATTTTAGTCGGACTTTTGCTATCCAGCCCGGTTGGTAGGAGtgttattctttttgatcgtgactgtaggTTCATCCTTCCCAACTTTTCGACCAAACTTGAAATCGACCCCTAAGTTTTCTGCAAGAATTCTGTAAACCATGTCGAAAAGTTAGgccaattattattattattatttcaacacGTAGTTTAATCAAAAACCTATTGTTTCAAggaatttcgtaaaaaatctgttagtatctaaagactttggtttGGTTAGTACCTACGTAACAACTTGGTTGAAAAATGAtgtaatttttgccttttttgtatttttattatttgtctaTACAGCGTATTAGGACTggtttggcaaaaattttaagatagATAGAGAGTGGCAAATCGAATCGAGTAggtaaaatttatgtaaatcgaAAAGGCAATTTTCCCcaaaaatcgttctgaaagCAAAGTTACacattttgagaaccgctggaCAAGAATGATAAAGAttagtgtaaattttaatgttattgacaAAATAGTCGGGGTAAACTAACTTGTTGAACCACCCCAtaattcttctatttcaatttgtgttttgtgatttacgCCACAACTGCTGGGATTCGAACTTCCCATACAAAGGAACATCCTAGCAGCACTTTCTAtctaaaaattctcaaaacgtcCATGCGCCACTATATCCATTTTGTTTAgggtacaaattaaatgcacagttgggttttgaagatataaataattccTGAGTCTTGTCTTCATTGAGTTTCAGTTTATTTGCTGTGAACCATTCATGGAATCTTCAAGGATTTTCCtcatttttggttttagtGTATCCTCTGTTTCTTCTTTGATGCATAAGGAAGTGTCGTCTGCATATAGACACTGTCCATCCACTTTCACATTGATAGGCAAATCAATAGTCATTCACATATATTATAAATAGCAATGGGCCGAGGATTGATCCCTGAGGCACTCCACACCTTGTTGGCAAAGGCTTTGACCATTTCTTATTCCACTTTACTATCTGGGTTCTATTTTCAAGGTAGAACTTAAAAAGTCATTTCTCGTATCCCGTTGTATTGCAACttttgtagaatcaacttgtGTGGTAGGATGTCGAATGCTTTGCTCAGATCGCACATCGCTACTTCTACAATTTCTCGGTTATCTAGAGCGCTTGTTATTTTCTTGTACAAATCCAATGTTGCAGTAATGGTTGATCTACCACTTCTATAGCCATTTTGTGACTCACTAAATAAGTCATTTTGCTCAAGATACTTCATTAAACGATTCTTCAAAGCAGCCTCGAAGACTTTTGAAATTGTAGGTAGAATAGAAATAGGTCtgaatttgttaattttttctacttcgccTTTGTGCTTCGGAACCGGAATAATTTTTGCCACCTTTAACTCATCAGGAAAGTATCCTTccacaaaacttttatttatgagcATAGTAAGTGGATTTGTCATTTCTAAGAGTATTTCATTCGGATATGACGTAAACATGTCGTAGACATGTTTggagtttttgcattttaaggATCTTTTTAGTCTAGTTACCTCTTATTCACTAACGGGAGCTAACCAAAACGATTTTGTATTGCTTTTACATGCTTTGAGGAAATCATAAGGATTTTTGGCGAtgttttaatcatttattattttttactgatagaaatcgaatttattactgatcgcTTTATTACTACCCTTTTGTTcgggtaaaaaaattaactgctaataaactaccaCAAACCACACAGTagctctcaacaggtgggtttaatacaaaatttgaagaaagtattagctgtttcgaGACTATACAAACGCCAACATTGCAcgttaccgaattatttttttaaataagattgataaaattgtattagtgattagatctctcatttttaactcgtctgatcatGACTATATTTACTTATACATCAGCGTTTCTCAACCTTCTAGTGTTTACGACCCAATTTTCATCGTGCCCTtctcttacaagaaaaatgtatacCTGTCCCACCCTTTTGGCAcgagtaaaaataattatttctataCAATAACAATATGGCAATTTAACCTCATTTTCTTAAACAAGTAGACTGAGCTGAGGTCGTTTTTCCCTGTACCTTTcatgtttatttgttaaaaatctttcatttcaagttttaaaattatttttagcccAGGGATAAACCGCAAccccaaattttgtacaccaAATTTTCTctgattttgtaataatttgctcCGAATTCTTTTAATTTACTCAATTTTCTCCCGATTTTTTCTCCTAATTTTTGAAAGCTTTCCcatgatttttcaattttttgtcactaaaagttgatagtttttgataattaaaattttaatatattttaataatagttCGGAAAAGGGTTCACAatagaaacatgagaaaacgACCCCTTTATTCCAAAGATGACCTAATAGTATACATATTGTTTAACAAGTCAAGAAATTGGAACTTTACACGACAGAGCGATTATGTTTTCAATAGCCGAGTCGTGTAAAGACATCACTTTCTTAATGTGTCATGTATACGATTTTTCCCGAAACCGCTTAAAATGAAACTAATAAATatcaaagaaatttaaaataatttttgcaacgTTTGAACTAATTGCCAAGTATTAATTTCTCTAATATTAGTAATTGtacatttaatttcaatattaaaaggaagtaaataaaacttcaataaataaattgttacttaaatttgtattttttcaaatgagtcAGGTAAAGTAGTTTTCTTGACAAGACACGAAAGTGTTTTCTTACCTTGTCAAGGAAACCTGACTTCCTTGACTCCAAGTAACCAAGGAAATTCTGTTTCGGGAAAATATtgcaaaacttttttcaagGAATTATTTCTTCAGGAATTGTGAGGAATTTTGAGATCTTCAGTAATCAAATGTTACCTAATTACTCAAAAAGTATCAACTTTtgcataattattaattatggtTTAGTAATTGCTACTACACAAAAAACTtataatacttaaaaaaacactccaaatttgtttttagtgTCTCATAGCCATACCTTATAAAATTTGGACAACATCAAACATGTCACTTATGATAAACACAAGGtttgttaaaatgatttttatctAGTGAACtctgaaattggtttacatctaaaaaaatgtgcttctATCCAAGTGAATCCGGTATGAAATTCACAAAtagtcaattaatttaaaagttttgttaaaaagcaACTAAAATGGACACACAGGCAACTTGATGAAAAATCATTTTAGCACacctttatttcttttttttatccaATTCCAGAAAAGGGAAATGAAAACACAAATTTGTTTATGAAAGATACtggctttaatttaaattaagtatCGTTGATCCATTCTTGGATATCACAGTATTTATCTTACAGAATCCTGCTTAAACCTAAATgatagaaacataaaaaattacacaaccCTTACATAAATGGCACTTACACAACACATAAAACGAACATTGCAAACTGATTGGGTAACTACAACTTAACTGACTAGTACAAATTCATAAATAGGAAGATAATCTACTTCTTATAGGTAACAAAAGAGACTTGTTtggttgtgattttttaaaataaacttcttGACTAATTAGtacatattataattattgtgtttttgaaTCACTGAAATGTTTTggcattttgtaataaatacgTACATTTCgtcttgtaaaaaataacatttcttTAAATAGGGATgattcaaatttgatttaaatgcCATTTGACTCGCTACTTGTAGCAAAATGCATTAAATGATCATTTAAGCTTTGGGTATCTTTGGTTctactataaataaaatcaagccACATTGATGCATAACGGAATAGCTACAGTACTACGAATTCAAGGCAAGAATTTTTCTTCTCCAAGGAATGCTATTTCATTGCATCATTTTTCTATACAGGTACCAAATTTATTtggtgtaaattttaattcttaaagAATAAATAACCTCATCATGCAGTATAAAAATAAGTACAGATTTCTAACCGGAGCAAACTTCAGAGTGTTCATCCCAAGCAGATACCTGAAAAGTTACCTTCAGACTAAATTTTACAACGTTAATATAATTTACCTGACAGTCTCTGCTGCAGTACCACTGGTTACCACATCCTGCACAAACGAAGAGAGCCGACTTTTGATTGCAACCCTGACACTGAGGTACTTCATCTCCTGCATCTGAGCTGTTGTCACCTCTGCCTCTGTTGTCAATCACTTCGCTACTTTCGTCAATTACCAGCCGATCTGCACTGTCTTCAGCTTCCTCGTCCTCCTTACCGATATTATTATATTGTTCAATTAGCAAAGTTTAGCAAACTTACCTGTGACTTGCCTTTCTGTGGTGAGTCGTATTGAGAACCTAGAGGAGTTATAGTTATCTCATTCCTAgcctaaaaaataatgttgtaACTTTAACGATTTGAATTTGGTACAGGATGATTCTTTTAGGgactacattagaaacttttaaaCTTCCCATGTAGCTATTAGCTGTCTTAAAACCATATAAATGCCAACGTCGTATTTTgtcgattaatttttttaaataaggctgataaaaatgtaaaatagttactaATCATTAGTAAGATCtatcattaaaattataaattcattagctattacaaattattcatgcacttcaaaaaaataatagctaatgtaatttattcttTCAATGACAGATCTAaccattaataactattatacaattttatcaatcttatttaaaaaaataattcggtaaaatgcgacgttggcgtttttatagtttgaaACAGTTAATACGAGTAAATGGACGCAAACTTTGAAGTTTTAAAAggtaaccacacatttttgaattcgcctTCTCAAACTGAGTAAAGTTCACTCAAGTTTTTGACGACCGTCAatttttcgtcaaaattttcatttgcaagggtttattGAAAACCTACAACTTTGGAACCCTTTGCGATAGGTGAATATTTCGCCACAATGGTTTccggttgaaaattgttgtcgattttgatatgtataaaagtaataaaagtgtaaaaatacATATTGATTTTGACAGTTTTCAGGGGCCGCCTTAGTCAGACAGTTATTGTCTGAGATCGGTAATCCTCAACGATCGTGATGCTTATAGcgtttttttttgcacaatccttattttttttaagatttgttaaatattctcaaaataattgtcaagacaGTAGGTTATGTTTACCGGTTGCTACGTCCAACGCGTCGACAAAATTACTTACCGACTCCTAATTTACTTTCCGACGCAACTAGTAAACCCTGTCTTGGAAACAAGCGTGGTAAACAATCAAATAGAGCTCAATCGTCCAAAAAAGGAAAGAATGTTATAGATatacaaaatgtaaaattctTCATGAAAAAGATGTTGTCCTTTTGATTACCATCGAAAAAAACAGGGTCactccatttgaaaaaaaactgtgttataCCGATTTTTTGATCAtcgttttcaaaaaattatacaagccttgcaatttgacagttgacaatcctgaaaattttagaagatccTTTGAGCATTTGgttatcaaataaaaaaagattctTCACTTATCACAATGCTCCATGGGGTGTAATGTTTtcaatgaataatttttcacAGTTCCACACTGTTAGGctatttcgaaaataatttagttgaaagtTTCAAAGCTTTTAGCTACATTAAAAGTTCGAAAGTCTCTAATGTACGCCCTAAAACCATCAGCCTGTGGTATAGTAGGTATACCTTGCTCGTGGAAAGTATTTCAGAGATAGACATATTCGCTGCATTATTCAAGTTATTAGGAAGTGTAGGTGCTGTGGGTGAATGTGAATTGGATCGTTCTGGAGCGGTGAGAAGGCGAGCCAAAGTTGGACTAAATGACGTTTTGGTATTGGCCTTTGACGGACTCTAAAACCCACAATTAGACCGACACCAACTACAAAACAAAACTACAAACCTTTGTGAGAATACCGTGCAGAAGTGAATTTGTAGGTGCGACGGTGTTAGTTGTCGGAACTGGATGAACCGTCACCTCTGGATAGGGTGGCGGCGGTTTGATTGCATTCTGAATCAATTCGTGCCTTTCGCTTTGGGACAATTTGGCAAACTGCACCAGCATGTCTTTGAAAGACGGCTCATGCGTAGTGGAAGACTCCGCACTCGATGGCCGTGAGTCGCCACGATTCTGCAAAACATACCAATTCGCCGAAGCTCTAAACCGACTAAATTAGATTTACCCCGTCCATGGCGTTCAGCAGGATTCCCAATTCGCTCTGCAAATCTACGTTTTGGTGGACTTGAGCGCCGGAACCCAGCGCCAAGTTGGAAAAGTtgagaatattatttttgttgtcatTGTGAGAATTGCGGATTCTGCGACCTCTCCGAGGCACAATTTCTGGGTGTCTTTGTCGGTAATCGGCAATGATGGACTGAACATCGAGGACCGGCCGTTGCTTATTCTGTCTGAAATCAAGCGACCCGTTCATTTCTTGCGAATATTGATGCTTTGGTAGTATGTTCCGGTGCTTGTTTTGCATTCGGAGCGTCTTGTTTGGGTTCGTTAGATTCGCCTTTAGGATACTTTGGTTTGCACTTTTTAGTCGCTCACTGTCTGTTTGAGATTCACTATAAACATCACCATTCTCATTCCTGTCACTACTAAGCAACATCACTTGTTTCCGGCGTTGCATGCGCAGCAAAAGCTCTTCCTTCATTTTCTTCAAGTGGATGATGTTGTTCCATTCGCGCTCCTTTTCTTTGGCCAGCTCATTCAGAGTCCGAATTTCGGCCAAAATCTGTTCGGTTTGCATCTGGAGCTGCTCCACTGTGTTGCTGTCGGACAATTCGATGAACTCGTTGAGGATCTTGTCGCGTGAGATGAAGTTTTCTTGGATGTCTAGTCGCAGTCTTTTGTTGGCGGAGTCTTGGCTCTCGGCTTTGCGTTTGTTTGGCGCTTCCTCCGAACTTGTGTTGCTACAACTCTCCTCGTTGATGTTGTTGGCGTCGAGGTTGGTCTCTGATTTGAGGTTGTCGCCGATTTCTATTTCGGTTGTGGGCTTTTCATCTTTCAGTTCTTCACTGTCCATTTCTTTCTTTGGTAATTCTTCAACGTGATTGTCGCCTTCTTCTTCGAACCCGTTTTCTTCGGGCTCTGGGCTCGTCTTGTTGCTTTCTTCGTTGACGCGTTCATCCGCATGTCCTGGCGAGGAGGGCTGGACGCTGCCACCTTCCCGCACGTCCTCCATTATCTGCATTTTGGTCAGACTGAAACAAAAATCGATTTAGGTAGCGTATGGTGTGAATTAAACGAGActgatttgataaaatttgtttacaaaagATAAATGTTGCAATTTGTCTGGTACTGTACGTTTTTGGTGGCGTTTAGTGGAAGAACTCACAGCGCAGTATGCattcgaaaaaaatgtttagattGGCTTGTGTAACACGTGCATGAATTTGGCCCGTTTAAAACGGCAGACCCACACAAAGACGCCTTGAAGCACCGCGAGCATATCAGCGTACTGAGAAGTAGGTCGGCAACGCTCGGTCACGGACCCTCGGGCAAATGAACTATAGCCCGACCGCATCATAGTAGGGGGACTTAGAAAGCCGGTCGCTGCTTCGAATTCAGCTTGCGAAACGCCTACGACTAATAAATATTGGGCTGCGCGTCACAAGTTCGGCCCCGACAAGTGATTCACACGAAGACTTACTCTTGGGGCAAGCCGCCCGTGGCCTGCCTTGCAGCCTTAGCGGGCACCAGCCCCACGGCCAGCAGGATAGCTATAGCGCTGTCGGGAAGTGTGTCCTCCTTGAGGAAGTCCGTGGGGAGGTTCCTCTCAGGAGTTGCTCCCTTTTTGAGGCGACAGCGCGTAGGCAATCCTAGCAACTCGTGCTGAACATCTCTTTCGTAGCTATCGTCAGTGAAATGCCTGGAGCAGATCCGCGCCGTGGAGCAGTTCTGTACGTACTTTCCACACGCTTGCACCCACCGAGCGCGGGTCACGGCGTCCCCTGGGAAGCGGTGGTAGCGTATGGAGCCGCCTTTCGTTTTTCGATGGGAGCTGTTGCATCCCATCACCGCGCACTGGGGCATAGTGGCCCTAAAGGTTCTCTTAAGGGGTGGAAACGTGCATAATGTCGCGGTTCTTGCACCGGATGGAATTGAGAAGCATCCGAATCTCTTCCGCTCTCACCTGGTCTGGTAAATAAGGAGAGTTGATAAGGAATTGGGTCGGCGCAATTTGTTACGTCACTGTTGTAATCTTGTTGGTTACCTGATAAGTGGTTCATTGCTAATGTTAATAAAATGGGAAGGTATTGTTTGCTGGGAGGTTGCGAAATAGGATGCCGGTAATGGGTTCAAACAAATTAGGACAGGACGGTTCTTGCTACGGATTGGATGCGACATTGCTTATCTCGAGATGAGAGGTTTAATGTAGGACACTTTGTAGTGAGTTCAGAGACCAAttgatttatcaaaatttggttCTTTAATGTTGGTGTGCCAGAAAATTGACA of the Tribolium castaneum strain GA2 chromosome 1, icTriCast1.1, whole genome shotgun sequence genome contains:
- the LOC659546 gene encoding uncharacterized protein LOC659546 isoform X5, with product MQIMEDVREGGSVQPSSPGHADERVNEESNKTSPEPEENGFEEEGDNHVEELPKKEMDSEELKDEKPTTEIEIGDNLKSETNLDANNINEESCSNTSSEEAPNKRKAESQDSANKRLRLDIQENFISRDKILNEFIELSDSNTVEQLQMQTEQILAEIRTLNELAKEKEREWNNIIHLKKMKEELLLRMQRRKQVMLLSSDRNENGDVYSESQTDSERLKSANQSILKANLTNPNKTLRMQNKHRNILPKHQYSQEMNGSLDFRQNKQRPVLDVQSIIADYRQRHPEIVPRRGRRIRNSHNDNKNNILNFSNLALGSGAQVHQNVDLQSELGILLNAMDGNRGDSRPSSAESSTTHEPSFKDMLVQFAKLSQSERHELIQNAIKPPPPYPEVTVHPVPTTNTVAPTNSLLHGILTKSPSKANTKTSFSPTLARLLTAPERSNSHSPTAPTLPNNLNNAANMSISEILSTSKARNEITITPLGSQYDSPQKGKSQEDEEAEDSADRLVIDESSEVIDNRGRGDNSSDAGDEVPQCQGCNQKSALFVCAGCGNQWYCSRDCQVSAWDEHSEVCSG
- the LOC659546 gene encoding uncharacterized protein LOC659546 isoform X2, with protein sequence MKMAEKSVMLTFQNNCEAINSNCVEVINEADEKNTNNDITEIATNTNKPEDEPEMTGTQEDAVEKFLAGESKNDFNDDLLLENIESENDGIEFKSDNVIMDCPDLEKSEFFEGPEEEDGEDEKMEALSCENSTEEGLEAENTESLTKMQIMEDVREGGSVQPSSPGHADERVNEESNKTSPEPEENGFEEEGDNHVEELPKKEMDSEELKDEKPTTEIEIGDNLKSETNLDANNINEESCSNTSSEEAPNKRKAESQDSANKRLRLDIQENFISRDKILNEFIELSDSNTVEQLQMQTEQILAEIRTLNELAKEKEREWNNIIHLKKMKEELLLRMQRRKQVMLLSSDRNENGDVYSESQTDSERLKSANQSILKANLTNPNKTLRMQNKHRNILPKHQYSQEMNGSLDFRQNKQRPVLDVQSIIADYRQRHPEIVPRRGRRIRNSHNDNKNNILNFSNLALGSGAQVHQNVDLQSELGILLNAMDGNRGDSRPSSAESSTTHEPSFKDMLVQFAKLSQSERHELIQNAIKPPPPYPEVTVHPVPTTNTVAPTNSLLHGILTKSPSKANTKTSFSPTLARLLTAPERSNSHSPTAPTLPNNLNNAANMSISEILSTSKARNEITITPLGSQYDSPQKGKSQEDEEAEDSADRLVIDESSEVIDNRGRGDNSSDAGDEVPQCQGCNQKSALFVCAGCGNQWYCSRDCQVSAWDEHSEVCSG
- the LOC659546 gene encoding uncharacterized protein LOC659546 isoform X4 yields the protein MHTALLTKMQIMEDVREGGSVQPSSPGHADERVNEESNKTSPEPEENGFEEEGDNHVEELPKKEMDSEELKDEKPTTEIEIGDNLKSETNLDANNINEESCSNTSSEEAPNKRKAESQDSANKRLRLDIQENFISRDKILNEFIELSDSNTVEQLQMQTEQILAEIRTLNELAKEKEREWNNIIHLKKMKEELLLRMQRRKQVMLLSSDRNENGDVYSESQTDSERLKSANQSILKANLTNPNKTLRMQNKHRNILPKHQYSQEMNGSLDFRQNKQRPVLDVQSIIADYRQRHPEIVPRRGRRIRNSHNDNKNNILNFSNLALGSGAQVHQNVDLQSELGILLNAMDGNRGDSRPSSAESSTTHEPSFKDMLVQFAKLSQSERHELIQNAIKPPPPYPEVTVHPVPTTNTVAPTNSLLHGILTKSPSKANTKTSFSPTLARLLTAPERSNSHSPTAPTLPNNLNNAANMSISEILSTSKARNEITITPLGSQYDSPQKGKSQEDEEAEDSADRLVIDESSEVIDNRGRGDNSSDAGDEVPQCQGCNQKSALFVCAGCGNQWYCSRDCQVSAWDEHSEVCSG
- the LOC659546 gene encoding uncharacterized protein LOC659546 isoform X3 translates to MPQCAVMGCNSSHRKTKGGSIRYHRFPGDAVTRARWVQACGKYVQNCSTARICSRHFTDDSYERDVQHELLGLPTRCRLKKGATPERNLPTDFLKEDTLPDSAIAILLAVGLVPAKAARQATGGLPQDLTKMQIMEDVREGGSVQPSSPGHADERVNEESNKTSPEPEENGFEEEGDNHVEELPKKEMDSEELKDEKPTTEIEIGDNLKSETNLDANNINEESCSNTSSEEAPNKRKAESQDSANKRLRLDIQENFISRDKILNEFIELSDSNTVEQLQMQTEQILAEIRTLNELAKEKEREWNNIIHLKKMKEELLLRMQRRKQVMLLSSDRNENGDVYSESQTDSERLKSANQSILKANLTNPNKTLRMQNKHRNILPKHQYSQEMNGSLDFRQNKQRPVLDVQSIIADYRQRHPEIVPRRGRRIRNSHNDNKNNILNFSNLALGSGAQVHQNVDLQSELGILLNAMDGNRGDSRPSSAESSTTHEPSFKDMLVQFAKLSQSERHELIQNAIKPPPPYPEVTVHPVPTTNTVAPTNSLLHGILTKSPSKANTKTSFSPTLARLLTAPERSNSHSPTAPTLPNNLNNAANMSISEILSTSKARNEITITPLGSQYDSPQKGKSQEDEEAEDSADRLVIDESSEVIDNRGRGDNSSDAGDEVPQCQGCNQKSALFVCAGCGNQWYCSRDCQVSAWDEHSEVCSG
- the LOC659546 gene encoding uncharacterized protein LOC659546 isoform X1, translated to MPQCLVESCGNYYGKTRKGSKVIYHMLPSNPKLQSKWVELCTNKKNVKVSGHARVCSEHFSKNSYQRDLQHELLGLPLRRKLKPDALPELNLPLKVANDKVLAAADYNIKDAKSSKPWKMPMRSSFRIAKKKSIECLNRSRKESLSENFADKVKFMAKLLLKFERNENVSLPTYNFALSLDKIQELQTTNLSPSLTKMQIMEDVREGGSVQPSSPGHADERVNEESNKTSPEPEENGFEEEGDNHVEELPKKEMDSEELKDEKPTTEIEIGDNLKSETNLDANNINEESCSNTSSEEAPNKRKAESQDSANKRLRLDIQENFISRDKILNEFIELSDSNTVEQLQMQTEQILAEIRTLNELAKEKEREWNNIIHLKKMKEELLLRMQRRKQVMLLSSDRNENGDVYSESQTDSERLKSANQSILKANLTNPNKTLRMQNKHRNILPKHQYSQEMNGSLDFRQNKQRPVLDVQSIIADYRQRHPEIVPRRGRRIRNSHNDNKNNILNFSNLALGSGAQVHQNVDLQSELGILLNAMDGNRGDSRPSSAESSTTHEPSFKDMLVQFAKLSQSERHELIQNAIKPPPPYPEVTVHPVPTTNTVAPTNSLLHGILTKSPSKANTKTSFSPTLARLLTAPERSNSHSPTAPTLPNNLNNAANMSISEILSTSKARNEITITPLGSQYDSPQKGKSQDEEAEDSADRLVIDESSEVIDNRGRGDNSSDAGDEVPQCQGCNQKSALFVCAGCGNQWYCSRDCQVSAWDEHSEVCSG